One genomic segment of Amycolatopsis sp. Hca4 includes these proteins:
- a CDS encoding BTAD domain-containing putative transcriptional regulator has product MLTSSRQRALLATLALAAGRLVSIDALARGVWGETPPAHIRGSLQTYVMRLRRLCGEDSVVTEPDGYRLVVDPSRVDALRFLHTLDQAAAATEPARRRELLTAALDGWGGVPLEGVGSPALSAEWGPLLTERYLFAVEQRIDLDTGLVPDARLVAELTDLVAQHPLRESLWERLVRALARSGRRAEALARYAGLRALLADELGVEPGEDLRRLHAELLAADADPAVHTVPRQLPFDVAGFTGRGPELAELDRLPPGGASGIVVIEGTAGVGKTSLAVHWSHRVRERFPGGQLFLDLRGHSADTPVTPGAALAGFLRALGVPAETLPSTVEERSALLRSRLAGSRTLMLLDNARDADQVRPLLPGPGNLVVVTSRNQLRGLVARDGARRIALRSFDDRDAAALLAGSVGPQRLAAEPDAVAELVQLCGRLPLALALAGERASRFSGVSLAGIVEELRDQRLRLDTLRDPQDAGTDLRAAFSWSYKALRPAAARFFRLLGLHPGHGFSLASAAALAGADLREARELADQLAAAHLLNQPGTDRYQFHDLLRVYAGELVETETTAAERAEALRRLVDWYLASVAEANKLVRPDLLTEDITLDPPPLPAVRFAQHEQTIAWYTTERQALTALVGIAAGHGWTAHAWKLAWLLRGFFAERHDRDDWITTARAAVAATRDAGDGTGLQYSANNLGSAYLRTLQSDLAIEALEEARAASEGGDGTTLTVAILSNLAGAYYVRAEFAEAERYALKAVDLAREHGQRTFVPHALLNVSASRIGLRDYDHAAEAAQAAHEAFAELGDRYHAALALGNVAEALEGAGRHDEAERAGLDALAELKELNADYGTIDVQITLGRLKHRTGRAAEAGGHWAEALTVSQRLGDPRAAEVQALLATVPTETPSPGDAPYP; this is encoded by the coding sequence GTGCTGACCAGTTCGCGCCAGCGCGCGCTGCTCGCCACCCTCGCCCTCGCCGCCGGGCGGCTCGTCTCCATCGATGCCCTCGCCCGGGGTGTCTGGGGTGAAACCCCGCCCGCGCACATCCGGGGCAGCCTGCAGACCTACGTCATGCGCCTGCGCCGGCTGTGCGGCGAAGACTCCGTCGTCACCGAACCGGACGGGTACCGGCTGGTCGTCGACCCGTCCCGGGTGGACGCGCTGCGGTTCCTGCACACCCTCGACCAGGCCGCCGCCGCCACGGAACCCGCCCGGCGGCGGGAACTGCTCACCGCCGCGCTCGACGGGTGGGGTGGGGTTCCCCTCGAAGGCGTCGGGTCCCCGGCGCTGTCCGCCGAGTGGGGACCGCTGCTGACCGAGCGGTACCTCTTCGCCGTCGAACAGCGCATCGACCTCGACACCGGGCTCGTCCCCGACGCGCGGCTCGTCGCCGAGCTCACCGATCTCGTCGCCCAGCACCCGCTGCGGGAATCGCTGTGGGAACGGCTGGTGCGCGCCCTCGCCCGGTCCGGGCGCCGGGCCGAAGCCCTCGCGCGCTACGCCGGGCTGCGGGCGTTGCTGGCCGACGAACTGGGCGTCGAACCGGGCGAAGACCTCCGCCGGCTGCACGCCGAACTGCTCGCCGCCGACGCCGATCCGGCCGTCCACACCGTGCCGCGGCAGCTGCCCTTCGACGTCGCCGGCTTCACCGGCCGGGGTCCCGAGCTCGCCGAACTCGACCGGCTGCCGCCCGGGGGCGCGTCCGGCATCGTCGTCATCGAGGGCACCGCCGGTGTCGGGAAGACGTCGCTGGCCGTGCACTGGTCCCACCGCGTCCGCGAGCGCTTCCCCGGCGGCCAGCTGTTCCTCGACCTGCGCGGCCACTCCGCCGACACCCCGGTCACCCCCGGCGCCGCGCTGGCCGGCTTCCTGCGCGCGCTCGGCGTCCCGGCCGAGACCCTGCCCTCCACTGTGGAGGAACGCTCGGCGCTGCTGCGCAGCAGGCTGGCGGGCAGCCGCACCCTGATGCTGCTCGACAACGCCCGCGACGCCGACCAGGTCCGTCCGCTCCTGCCCGGACCGGGCAACCTCGTCGTCGTGACCAGCCGGAACCAGCTGCGCGGCCTCGTCGCCCGCGACGGCGCCCGGCGCATCGCCCTGCGTTCCTTCGACGACCGCGACGCGGCCGCGCTGCTCGCCGGCAGTGTCGGGCCGCAGCGCCTCGCCGCCGAACCCGACGCCGTCGCCGAACTCGTCCAGCTCTGCGGCCGCCTGCCGCTGGCACTGGCGCTGGCCGGGGAGCGCGCTTCCCGGTTCTCCGGCGTCTCGCTCGCCGGCATCGTCGAAGAACTCCGGGACCAGCGGCTGCGGCTCGACACCCTGCGCGACCCGCAGGACGCCGGCACCGATCTCCGTGCCGCGTTCTCCTGGTCCTACAAGGCCCTGCGCCCGGCCGCCGCCCGCTTCTTCCGGCTGCTCGGCCTGCACCCCGGCCACGGCTTCAGCCTCGCCTCGGCCGCCGCGCTCGCCGGCGCCGACCTGCGCGAAGCGCGCGAGCTCGCCGACCAGCTCGCCGCCGCCCACCTGCTCAACCAGCCCGGCACCGACCGCTACCAGTTCCACGACCTGCTGCGCGTCTACGCGGGCGAGCTCGTCGAAACCGAAACGACGGCGGCCGAGCGCGCGGAGGCGCTGCGCCGGCTCGTCGACTGGTACCTCGCCAGCGTTGCCGAAGCGAACAAGCTGGTCCGCCCCGACCTGCTCACCGAGGACATCACGCTCGACCCGCCGCCGCTGCCCGCCGTCCGCTTCGCACAGCACGAGCAGACGATCGCCTGGTACACCACCGAACGCCAGGCCCTCACCGCGCTCGTCGGGATCGCCGCCGGGCACGGCTGGACCGCGCACGCCTGGAAACTCGCCTGGCTGCTGCGCGGGTTCTTCGCCGAGCGCCACGACCGCGACGACTGGATCACCACCGCCCGCGCGGCCGTCGCCGCCACGCGCGACGCCGGCGACGGGACGGGCCTGCAGTACAGCGCCAACAACCTCGGCTCGGCCTACCTGCGCACCCTGCAGTCCGACCTGGCGATCGAAGCGCTGGAGGAAGCGCGCGCCGCGTCCGAGGGCGGCGACGGCACCACGCTGACGGTGGCGATCCTGTCCAACCTCGCCGGTGCCTACTACGTCCGTGCCGAGTTCGCCGAAGCCGAGCGCTACGCCCTCAAAGCCGTCGACCTCGCGCGCGAGCACGGCCAGCGCACCTTCGTGCCGCACGCGCTGCTCAACGTCAGCGCCAGCCGCATCGGCCTGCGCGACTACGACCACGCCGCCGAAGCCGCCCAGGCGGCCCACGAAGCCTTCGCCGAACTCGGCGACCGCTACCACGCCGCGCTGGCGCTGGGGAACGTCGCCGAGGCCCTCGAAGGCGCCGGCCGCCACGACGAAGCGGAGCGGGCCGGGCTCGACGCGCTCGCCGAGCTCAAGGAGCTGAACGCCGACTACGGCACGATCGACGTCCAGATCACCCTCGGCCGGCTGAAGCACCGCACCGGCCGCGCGGCCGAGGCGGGCGGCCACTGGGCCGAGGCGCTGACCGTCAGCCAGCGCCTCGGCGACCCCCGCGCCGCGGAAGTCCAGGCCCTGCTGGCCACGGTGCCGACAGAAACCCCCTCGCCCGGGGATGCGCCGTACCCCTAG
- a CDS encoding VOC family protein — protein sequence MPSSVLNVSVDCADPYTLCQFWSQVTGKPIPDEDQPGDDEVGFELNDGTNLLFLRVPEPKTVKNRLHLCLQPDIPRDEEVARLLGLGATLVNDLRKPDGTGWAVLADPEGNEFCVLRSAAERAAVS from the coding sequence ATGCCGTCGTCCGTGCTGAACGTGTCCGTGGACTGCGCCGACCCGTACACGCTCTGCCAGTTCTGGAGCCAGGTGACCGGGAAGCCGATCCCGGACGAGGACCAGCCGGGCGACGACGAAGTCGGCTTCGAGCTGAACGACGGAACGAACCTGCTCTTCCTGCGTGTGCCCGAGCCGAAGACGGTGAAGAACCGGCTCCACCTGTGCCTGCAGCCGGACATCCCGCGCGACGAGGAGGTCGCACGGCTCCTGGGCCTCGGCGCGACGCTGGTGAACGACCTCCGCAAGCCGGACGGCACGGGCTGGGCGGTGCTCGCCGACCCCGAAGGCAACGAGTTCTGCGTGCTGCGCAGCGCGGCCGAGCGCGCGGCGGTGTCATAA
- a CDS encoding 1-acyl-sn-glycerol-3-phosphate acyltransferase: MEEEIVARREKGGFWVGLAAALFYPLTGIGRRVYVGAEKIPRQGPALLVMNHISHLDPVVDAVFVHRQKRVPRFLFKESLLRAPVLGPIVGGSGQIPVSRGSAAAGDSLKAAHQALEEGKIVVIYPEGTITKDPAGWPKESFTGAARLALQNDVPVIPIARWGTSQIFNGYTKKFTPFPRKTITHSVGDPLDLSAYRGGNTRSATKLREVTKVMMDEVTRLLAGIRHEEPPSAKPGDPV, from the coding sequence GTGGAGGAGGAGATCGTGGCCCGGCGTGAGAAGGGCGGCTTCTGGGTGGGCTTGGCCGCCGCACTGTTCTACCCGCTCACCGGTATCGGGCGGCGGGTCTACGTCGGCGCCGAAAAGATTCCGCGGCAGGGGCCCGCTCTGCTCGTCATGAACCACATCTCGCACCTCGATCCCGTCGTCGACGCCGTCTTCGTGCACCGGCAGAAGCGGGTTCCGCGGTTCCTCTTCAAGGAGAGCCTGCTGCGCGCGCCGGTGCTCGGGCCGATCGTCGGGGGGTCCGGGCAGATCCCCGTCTCGCGGGGGTCGGCCGCCGCCGGGGACAGTCTCAAGGCCGCTCACCAGGCCCTCGAAGAGGGGAAGATCGTCGTCATCTACCCCGAGGGCACCATCACCAAGGATCCCGCCGGGTGGCCGAAGGAGTCCTTCACCGGCGCCGCCCGGCTCGCGCTGCAGAACGACGTTCCCGTCATCCCCATCGCCCGGTGGGGGACCAGCCAGATCTTCAACGGCTACACGAAGAAGTTCACGCCCTTCCCGCGCAAGACGATCACCCACTCCGTCGGCGACCCGCTCGACCTGTCCGCCTACCGCGGCGGCAACACCCGCAGCGCCACGAAACTGCGCGAGGTCACCAAGGTCATGATGGACGAGGTGACCCGGCTCCTGGCCGGAATCCGGCACGAGGAACCGCCGTCGGCCAAGCCGGGGGATCCCGTCTGA
- a CDS encoding FMN-binding protein gives MKKTIFVVALSIAGFIAVWRFEPGPVHNTAAVAQAPPPAATAPSTPVTSAAPTSTPAAPATSSGPAPSTSEVPSSRDTAGETVTTKGSAESSRYGTVQVQVTFTGARLTAITLLQAPDGGRSLTALPKLQEEAIKAQSADIDTVTGATETSESYKTSLQAAIDARGNR, from the coding sequence GTGAAGAAGACCATTTTCGTCGTCGCGCTGTCCATCGCCGGGTTCATCGCCGTCTGGCGGTTCGAGCCGGGGCCGGTGCACAACACCGCCGCCGTCGCCCAGGCGCCGCCGCCGGCGGCCACCGCACCGTCCACACCGGTCACTTCGGCGGCCCCGACGAGCACACCGGCGGCTCCGGCCACTTCGTCCGGTCCGGCACCGTCCACTTCGGAGGTTCCGTCGTCCAGGGACACCGCGGGCGAGACGGTGACGACGAAGGGCAGCGCCGAGTCGAGCCGCTACGGCACCGTGCAGGTGCAGGTGACGTTCACCGGCGCCCGGCTCACCGCCATCACCCTGCTGCAGGCCCCGGACGGCGGCCGCTCGCTCACCGCCCTCCCGAAGCTGCAGGAGGAGGCGATCAAGGCGCAGAGCGCCGACATCGACACGGTGACCGGCGCCACCGAGACCAGCGAGTCCTACAAGACGTCCCTGCAGGCCGCGATCGACGCGAGGGGTAACCGATGA
- a CDS encoding cysteine dioxygenase family protein has product MFAVPDNTLLRPENPALRHPVRVALEVAADRDRWRHLLRYDPDERFATLVSKDEREEVWLMSWLPGQRTDLHDHAFASGAFTVVGGHLTEAVARRAPGGRAVTELHALSAGQSRVFGPGYVHEVRNDGPDPAVSIHVYRDAGRAMRPYHLDPVDGPLPG; this is encoded by the coding sequence ATGTTCGCCGTTCCGGACAACACCCTGCTGCGTCCCGAAAACCCCGCCCTGCGCCACCCGGTGCGCGTCGCCCTCGAGGTCGCCGCCGACCGCGACCGCTGGCGCCACCTGCTGCGCTACGACCCCGACGAGCGCTTCGCGACGCTGGTGTCGAAGGACGAGCGGGAGGAGGTGTGGCTGATGAGCTGGCTGCCCGGCCAGCGCACCGACCTGCACGACCACGCCTTCGCCAGCGGCGCGTTCACCGTGGTCGGCGGCCACCTCACCGAGGCCGTGGCCCGCCGGGCGCCGGGCGGCCGCGCGGTCACCGAGCTGCACGCCCTGTCCGCCGGGCAGTCGCGGGTGTTCGGCCCCGGGTACGTGCACGAGGTCCGCAACGACGGCCCGGACCCGGCCGTCTCGATCCACGTCTACCGCGACGCCGGCCGCGCGATGCGCCCGTACCACCTGGACCCGGTCGACGGCCCGCTCCCCGGCTGA
- a CDS encoding FAD:protein FMN transferase, whose product MTNRVEQVMGLPISLDLRDEDDFTEVVDDVFAWFRYVDARFSPFREDSEVSRYDRGELTAAELSDDLIEVLELCAYYEQLSGGAFRARLPGRGLDPCAVVKGWAVQRAAEMLKAEGATTFCLNAGGDVVTAGEPEPGRPWRVGVRHPEQPLAVCAVLESRNGAIATSAAYERGSHILDGRSGTPATGLMSVTVVAGDLVTADALATAAFAMGTEGITWAADRPDCEILIVDDSRRVHRTAGLALAS is encoded by the coding sequence ATGACGAACCGGGTCGAACAGGTCATGGGGCTGCCGATCTCGCTGGACCTGCGGGACGAGGACGACTTCACCGAGGTCGTCGACGACGTCTTCGCGTGGTTCCGGTACGTCGACGCCCGGTTCAGCCCGTTCCGGGAGGACAGCGAGGTCAGCCGGTACGACCGCGGCGAGCTGACGGCCGCCGAGCTGAGCGACGACCTGATCGAGGTGCTGGAGCTGTGCGCGTACTACGAGCAGCTTTCCGGCGGCGCGTTCCGCGCGCGGCTGCCGGGCCGCGGCCTCGACCCGTGCGCGGTGGTGAAGGGCTGGGCGGTGCAGCGCGCGGCCGAGATGCTGAAGGCCGAAGGCGCGACGACGTTCTGCCTCAACGCCGGCGGCGACGTCGTCACCGCGGGCGAGCCGGAGCCGGGCCGTCCGTGGCGGGTCGGGGTGCGCCACCCCGAGCAGCCGCTGGCCGTGTGCGCGGTCCTGGAGTCCCGCAACGGCGCGATCGCGACCTCGGCGGCGTACGAGCGCGGCTCGCACATCCTCGACGGCCGGTCCGGGACACCGGCGACCGGACTGATGAGCGTCACCGTCGTGGCCGGCGACCTGGTGACGGCGGACGCGCTGGCCACGGCGGCGTTCGCGATGGGCACCGAGGGCATCACCTGGGCGGCCGACCGGCCGGACTGCGAGATCCTCATCGTCGACGACAGCCGCCGGGTGCACCGGACGGCCGGGCTGGCACTGGCGTCCTAA
- a CDS encoding RNA degradosome polyphosphate kinase, whose amino-acid sequence MGAVSTDDGGTPAPRRRRNPASESADAAKKPATAKKVPSKSTARDTAARANAGKARTRKTTAAAATSATTRRRSATQGNARNAEEFRAVPSAPPAVTVAPTAVETLPDDRYFNRELSWQDFNARVLALAEDESQPLLERAKFLAIFASNLDEFYMVRVAGLKRRDETGLLVRSADGLTPREQLGYIAKRNQDLVERQTGAFEKHLRPQLAEQDIHIVGWADLTGADQLRLSSYFSEQIFPVLTPLAVDPAHPFPYISGLSLNLAVTVRDPEGGTERFARVKVPSNVPRLMRVETERTSRTATFLPLEELIAAHLGELFTGMDVTEHHVFRVTRNADFEVDEDRDEDLLQALERELAQRRFGPPVRLEVAQDMSEHMLELLLRELDVDPADVVEVPGLLDLTCLHQLSAVDRKELKDRPFVPATHPAFGERETPKSVFATLREGDVLVHHPYDSFSTSVQRFIEQAAADPKVLAIKQTLYRTSGDSPIVDALIDAAEAGKQVVALVEIKARFDEQANITWARTLERAGVHVVYGLVGLKTHCKVSMIVRQEGSTIRRYCHIGTGNYNPKTARLYEDIGLFTADPSIGADVTDLFNVLTGYSRQDTYRTILTSPHGIRRGIVRAIGEEIELARAGQAAGIRIKCNSLVDEQVIDALYHASQAGVPVEIVVRGICTLKPGVEGLSENIHVRSILGRFLEHSRIFNFRAGGTHWIGSADMMHRNLDRRIEALVRVKDPKLTAQLDNIFDSALDPETRCWVLTESGEWSPSPAEGSRVRDHQLELAKLHGAAG is encoded by the coding sequence ATGGGTGCCGTGAGCACAGACGACGGCGGCACGCCCGCACCGCGGAGGCGAAGGAACCCGGCCAGTGAATCCGCCGATGCGGCGAAGAAGCCGGCCACGGCGAAAAAGGTGCCGTCGAAGTCCACCGCGCGCGACACCGCCGCCCGTGCCAACGCCGGCAAGGCGCGCACCCGCAAGACCACCGCCGCGGCCGCGACCTCGGCCACGACGCGCCGCCGCAGCGCCACGCAGGGCAACGCCCGCAACGCCGAGGAGTTCCGGGCCGTCCCGTCCGCGCCGCCCGCCGTCACCGTCGCGCCGACCGCCGTCGAGACGCTGCCCGACGACCGGTACTTCAACCGCGAGCTCTCGTGGCAGGACTTCAACGCCCGCGTGCTCGCGCTGGCCGAGGACGAGTCGCAGCCGCTGCTGGAGCGGGCGAAGTTCCTCGCCATCTTCGCGTCCAATCTGGACGAGTTCTACATGGTCCGCGTCGCCGGCCTGAAGCGCCGCGACGAGACCGGCCTGCTGGTCCGCAGCGCGGACGGGCTCACCCCGCGCGAGCAGCTCGGCTACATCGCCAAGCGCAACCAGGACCTCGTCGAGCGGCAGACCGGCGCCTTCGAGAAGCACCTGCGCCCGCAGCTGGCCGAGCAGGACATCCACATCGTCGGCTGGGCCGACCTGACCGGCGCCGACCAGCTCCGGCTGTCCAGCTACTTCTCCGAGCAGATCTTCCCGGTCCTGACGCCGCTGGCCGTGGACCCGGCGCACCCGTTCCCGTACATTTCGGGCCTTTCCCTCAACCTCGCGGTGACGGTCCGCGACCCGGAAGGCGGCACCGAGCGCTTCGCCAGGGTCAAGGTGCCGAGCAACGTGCCGCGCCTGATGCGCGTCGAGACCGAGCGCACCAGCCGGACGGCGACGTTCCTCCCCCTCGAGGAGCTGATCGCCGCCCACCTCGGCGAGCTGTTCACCGGCATGGACGTCACCGAGCACCACGTCTTCCGCGTCACCCGCAACGCCGACTTCGAGGTCGACGAAGACCGTGACGAAGACCTCCTGCAGGCCCTCGAGCGCGAGCTGGCGCAGCGCCGGTTCGGCCCGCCGGTGCGCCTCGAAGTCGCCCAGGACATGAGCGAGCACATGCTCGAGCTGCTGCTGCGCGAGCTGGACGTCGACCCGGCGGACGTGGTCGAGGTGCCCGGCCTGCTCGACCTGACCTGCCTGCACCAGCTGTCCGCTGTGGACCGCAAGGAGCTGAAGGACCGGCCGTTCGTCCCGGCGACGCACCCGGCGTTCGGCGAGCGCGAGACGCCGAAGAGCGTGTTCGCGACACTGCGCGAAGGTGACGTGCTGGTGCACCACCCGTACGACTCGTTCTCGACCAGCGTGCAGCGGTTCATCGAGCAGGCGGCGGCCGACCCGAAGGTCCTCGCGATCAAGCAGACCCTCTACCGGACCTCGGGTGACTCCCCGATCGTCGACGCCCTGATCGACGCCGCCGAGGCCGGCAAGCAGGTCGTCGCGCTGGTGGAGATCAAGGCGCGCTTCGACGAGCAGGCGAACATCACCTGGGCGCGGACGCTGGAGCGCGCGGGCGTGCACGTCGTCTACGGCCTGGTCGGGCTGAAGACGCACTGCAAGGTGTCGATGATCGTGCGCCAGGAGGGCTCGACCATCCGCCGCTACTGCCACATCGGCACCGGCAACTACAACCCGAAGACAGCCCGGCTCTACGAGGACATCGGCCTGTTCACCGCCGACCCGAGCATCGGCGCGGACGTCACCGACCTGTTCAACGTCCTCACCGGCTACTCGCGGCAGGACACCTACCGCACGATCCTGACCTCGCCGCACGGCATCCGCCGCGGCATCGTGCGCGCGATCGGCGAAGAGATCGAGCTGGCGCGGGCCGGGCAGGCCGCCGGGATCCGGATCAAGTGCAACTCACTGGTCGACGAGCAGGTCATCGACGCGCTCTACCACGCTTCCCAGGCCGGCGTGCCGGTCGAGATCGTGGTGCGCGGGATCTGCACGCTCAAGCCCGGCGTCGAGGGGCTGTCGGAGAACATCCACGTCCGGTCGATCCTCGGCCGGTTCCTGGAGCACTCGCGGATCTTCAACTTCCGCGCCGGCGGCACGCACTGGATCGGCAGCGCGGACATGATGCACCGCAACCTGGACCGCCGGATCGAGGCGCTGGTCCGCGTCAAGGACCCGAAGCTGACCGCCCAGCTCGACAACATCTTCGACTCGGCGCTCGACCCGGAGACCCGGTGCTGGGTGCTGACCGAGAGCGGCGAGTGGTCGCCGTCCCCGGCCGAAGGCTCGCGCGTGCGTGACCACCAGCTGGAACTGGCGAAGCTGCACGGGGCCGCCGGATGA
- a CDS encoding NAD(P)H-dependent glycerol-3-phosphate dehydrogenase → MRADVQRVTVLGAGSWGTAFAKVLGDAGRDVTVWARRDQVAEDIRDRHTNSAYLPGVTLPPNITATSDPAKALEAAEAVVLAVPSQSLRANLTAWRELLPDDAILVSLAKGVELGTLKRMSEVIGEIVGIDGGEVVVVTGPNLAKEIAAGQPSASVLACADHERAVAIQRACANSYFRPYTNTDVVGCELGGACKNVIALSTGMAAGLGLGTNTMATLITRGLAEMARLGAKLGADPLTFAGLAGVGDLVATCSSPLSRNRTFGERLGRGETLEQAQAAAGGQVAEGVMSCSSIRALAMSLGVDMPITDAMHRVCHEGVDPRRAGAELLGRSQKHEWS, encoded by the coding sequence ATGCGCGCCGACGTGCAGCGGGTCACCGTGCTCGGGGCCGGCTCGTGGGGCACCGCCTTCGCCAAGGTGCTCGGCGACGCCGGCCGGGACGTCACCGTCTGGGCGCGCCGGGACCAGGTCGCCGAGGACATCCGGGACCGGCACACCAACAGCGCCTACCTGCCCGGTGTCACCCTGCCGCCGAACATCACCGCGACCAGCGACCCGGCGAAGGCCCTCGAAGCAGCCGAAGCCGTCGTCCTCGCCGTGCCCAGCCAGAGCCTGCGGGCCAACCTGACCGCGTGGCGCGAGCTGCTGCCGGACGACGCGATCCTCGTCAGCCTCGCCAAGGGCGTCGAGCTCGGCACGCTCAAGCGGATGAGCGAGGTGATCGGCGAGATCGTCGGCATCGACGGAGGCGAGGTCGTCGTCGTCACCGGGCCGAACCTGGCCAAGGAGATCGCCGCCGGGCAGCCGTCGGCCTCCGTGCTCGCCTGCGCCGACCACGAACGCGCCGTCGCGATCCAGCGCGCCTGCGCCAACTCCTACTTCCGCCCGTACACCAACACCGACGTCGTCGGCTGCGAGCTCGGCGGGGCCTGCAAGAACGTCATCGCGCTCAGCACCGGGATGGCCGCGGGCCTCGGCCTCGGCACCAACACGATGGCGACGCTCATCACCCGCGGCCTGGCCGAAATGGCCCGGCTCGGCGCGAAGCTGGGCGCCGACCCGCTCACCTTCGCCGGGCTCGCCGGCGTCGGCGACCTGGTCGCCACCTGCTCTTCGCCGCTTTCGCGCAACCGCACCTTCGGCGAACGCCTCGGCCGCGGCGAGACGCTCGAACAGGCGCAGGCGGCGGCCGGCGGGCAGGTCGCCGAGGGCGTCATGTCGTGCTCGTCGATCCGGGCCCTCGCCATGAGCCTCGGCGTCGACATGCCGATCACCGACGCCATGCACCGCGTCTGCCACGAAGGCGTCGACCCGCGCCGGGCCGGTGCCGAGCTGCTCGGCCGGTCGCAGAAACACGAGTGGTCCTGA
- a CDS encoding NUDIX hydrolase has product MTQEVRAAGAVLWRVAGSTTEVALVHRPRYDDWSLPKGKLDAGETIAEAAVREVREETGFTAVLGRYLARSAYPVPSRNGSGTVPKTVDYFAAEAVSGEFAANDEVDELRWLEPTAAEKLLTRPEDVRVLRAFCELPVGLTTLVLVRHAKAGKRDEWSGDDDLRPLSEAGSRQAAALRRVLALFGPDRVLSAPRLRCVQTVHGVAEDLEAEVRHEPLFSEEGYWPDPVLGVARLLAVAGDGGTPVVCSQGGVIPDLVSALADRDGVELSAARGGVVPSKKGSFWVLSFRPPTGTEGPVLLAADYHPSALPAPSPSRS; this is encoded by the coding sequence ATGACCCAGGAGGTACGGGCGGCCGGCGCGGTGCTGTGGCGCGTCGCCGGGAGCACGACCGAGGTCGCGCTGGTCCACCGCCCGCGGTACGACGACTGGTCGTTGCCGAAGGGGAAGCTCGACGCGGGCGAGACGATCGCCGAGGCCGCCGTCCGGGAAGTCCGGGAGGAGACCGGGTTCACCGCGGTCCTGGGCCGCTACCTGGCCCGGTCGGCGTACCCGGTGCCGTCCCGGAACGGCTCCGGGACGGTGCCGAAGACGGTCGACTACTTCGCCGCGGAAGCGGTTTCCGGCGAGTTCGCGGCGAACGACGAGGTCGACGAGCTGCGCTGGCTGGAGCCGACGGCGGCGGAGAAGCTGCTGACGCGCCCGGAAGACGTCCGGGTGCTGCGGGCGTTCTGCGAACTCCCGGTGGGCCTGACGACGCTGGTGCTGGTGCGCCACGCGAAGGCGGGCAAGCGCGACGAGTGGTCCGGCGACGACGACCTCCGGCCGCTGTCGGAGGCGGGCTCGCGCCAGGCGGCGGCGCTGCGCCGGGTGCTGGCGCTGTTCGGCCCGGACCGGGTGCTCTCGGCGCCGCGGCTGCGGTGCGTCCAGACCGTCCACGGGGTGGCGGAGGACCTCGAGGCCGAGGTCCGGCACGAACCGCTGTTCTCGGAAGAGGGCTACTGGCCGGACCCGGTCCTCGGCGTGGCGCGGCTGCTGGCGGTGGCCGGGGACGGCGGGACACCGGTCGTGTGCAGCCAGGGCGGGGTGATCCCGGACCTGGTGAGCGCGCTCGCCGACCGCGACGGGGTCGAGCTCTCGGCGGCGCGCGGCGGGGTGGTGCCGAGCAAGAAGGGCTCGTTCTGGGTGTTGTCGTTCCGGCCGCCGACCGGCACCGAAGGCCCGGTGCTGCTGGCGGCGGACTACCACCCCAGCGCCCTACCCGCTCCTTCCCCCAGCCGGTCCTGA
- a CDS encoding 2-phospho-L-lactate guanylyltransferase, with protein MDVDLIVPMKHPRDGKSRLRGAVEADRHPGLVLALAKDTLAAVTASAEVRRVLLVAADPRAVAELGELGVEIVEEPAEKTLNAAFRHGEALLRADDPDAVVGALQADLPALRAGDLTTALAEAEALAAAAAQSAAAAPAHNAAQNAARRAFVADRQGTGTTLLLAAPGEPLDPRFGPASARLHAASGAIALSAPLPTLRSDVDTPDDLAHVRALGVGKHTAAFLREPCALPH; from the coding sequence GTGGACGTGGATCTGATCGTGCCGATGAAACACCCCCGCGACGGCAAGTCGCGGCTTCGTGGTGCCGTCGAGGCGGATCGGCACCCCGGGCTGGTCCTCGCCCTGGCCAAGGACACCCTCGCGGCCGTCACCGCCAGCGCCGAGGTCAGGCGCGTCCTGCTCGTCGCCGCCGATCCGCGGGCCGTCGCGGAGCTGGGCGAACTCGGGGTCGAGATCGTCGAAGAACCCGCCGAGAAGACCCTCAACGCCGCCTTCCGCCACGGCGAAGCCCTGCTCAGAGCCGACGATCCGGACGCCGTCGTCGGCGCGCTCCAAGCCGACCTCCCCGCCCTCCGCGCCGGCGACCTCACCACCGCACTGGCCGAAGCCGAAGCCCTGGCCGCAGCCGCAGCTCAAAGCGCAGCCGCAGCCCCAGCCCACAACGCAGCCCAAAACGCAGCCCGCCGAGCCTTCGTAGCCGATCGCCAAGGCACCGGCACCACCCTCCTCCTGGCCGCCCCCGGCGAACCGCTCGACCCCCGCTTCGGCCCCGCCTCCGCACGCCTCCACGCCGCCTCCGGGGCGATCGCCCTCTCCGCCCCCCTCCCCACCCTCCGCAGCGACGTCGACACCCCGGATGATCTGGCCCACGTCCGCGCCCTCGGTGTCGGAAAACACACCGCAGCCTTCCTCCGGGAACCGTGTGCCCTCCCGCACTGA